A region of Vitis riparia cultivar Riparia Gloire de Montpellier isolate 1030 chromosome 1, EGFV_Vit.rip_1.0, whole genome shotgun sequence DNA encodes the following proteins:
- the LOC117921855 gene encoding zinc transporter 1-like, whose protein sequence is MNRLSTFSLLLLLLPLLISAQCTCESGPEEQSSRTGATRYKLAAIFSILAASLIGVALPTLGKKIPALRPENDVFFAVKAFAAGVILATGFIHVLPDAFESLTSPCLGESPWGSFPFSGFVAMLSAIGTMMMDAFATGFYQRLQRSKAQPVKEDEEMQCENQDQVHGHPHGSGFVSGELGSPELSRHRVIAQVLELGIVVHSVIIGISLGASASPKTIKPLVAALSFHQFFEGMGLGGCISQAKFKSKAVAVMVVFFSLTTPVGIAVGMGISNIYDENSPKALVVEGVFNSASAGILIYMALVDLVAADFMSPRMQTNFKLQIAANILLLLGTACMSLLAKWA, encoded by the exons ATGAACCGCCTCTCAaccttttctcttcttcttcttcttctaccttTGTTGATATCCGCGCAATGTACATGCGAGTCTGGCCCAGAAGAACAGAGCAGCAGAACAGGCGCTACCCGATACAAATTGGCTGCCATTTTCTCGATTCTTGCCGCGAGTTTAATTGGGGTGGCGCTCCCAACCTTGGGCAAGAAAATCCCGGCATTGCGCCCGGAAAACGATGTGTTCTTCGCCGTGAAGGCCTTTGCTGCCGGGGTGATTCTGGCGACCGGGTTCATTCACGTGTTGCCGGATGCGTTCGAGTCTCTGACGAGCCCCTGCCTCGGCGAGAGCCCGTGGGGGAGTTTTCCGTTTAGTGGGTTCGTCGCTATGCTTTCGGCGATCGGGACGATGATGATGGATGCTTTTGCCACTGGGTTCTACCAGAGGTTGCAGCGGAGCAAGGCTCAGCCGGTGAAGGAAGACGAGGAAATGCAATGTGAGAATCAGGACCAGGTGCATGGTCATCCACATGGGTCCGGCTTCGTCTCCGGTGAACTGGGATCTCCGGAGCTCTCCCGCCACCGTGTGATAGCTCAG gtTTTGGAGTTGGGGATTGTAGTTCATTCGGTGATTATTGGGATTTCCTTGGGAGCTTCTGCAAGTCCAAAGACAATCAAGCCTCTTGTGGCTGCATTGTCCTTCCATCAGTTCTTTGAAGGCATGGGCCTTGGTGGATGCATTTCCCAG GCAAAATTCAAGTCTAAGGCAGTTGCAGTGATGGTGGTTTTCTTCTCCCTGACCACTCCAGTTGGGATAGCAGTTGGCATGGGGATATCAAATATTTACGACGAAAACAGCCCGAAGGCTCTGGTGGTGGAAGGAGTTTTCAACTCAGCCTCAGCTGGGATATTGATCTACATGGCCCTTGTCGACCTTGTTGCAGCAGACTTCATGAGCCCTAGAATGCAAACCAATTTCAAGCTCCAAATTGCAGCCAATATCTTGCTTCTTCTTGGTACAGCCTGCATGTCCCTCTTGGCCAAATGGGCTTAA